A region from the Nostoc punctiforme PCC 73102 genome encodes:
- a CDS encoding plasmid partition protein ParG gives MMQISIQYDIKKQFHAACALRGLKMSHVVVEMIEEWLKTNEVQSSSQM, from the coding sequence ATGATGCAGATTAGTATCCAGTATGATATCAAGAAGCAATTTCATGCAGCTTGCGCTTTACGTGGGCTGAAGATGAGTCATGTCGTAGTAGAGATGATTGAGGAGTGGTTGAAAACTAATGAAGTGCAATCATCTTCTCAAATGTAA